In one Leptospiraceae bacterium genomic region, the following are encoded:
- a CDS encoding NAD-dependent deacylase, translating into MFEKKMIEVLKSAQRVAVLTGAGISSESGIPTFRGKGGYWKNYKAEELATPEAFNRDPALVWSWYGMRREVCHKAQPNPAHYILARMEEYYPNFLLITQNVDGLHRRAGNAKIVEIHGNIFHAKCKICDWKDEFLEIPLKKEIPNCPVCASIIRPDIVWFGETYDDQKLIQSQSFLAKADCILVIGTSALISVPVRLAMFSIAQGAYSIELNPDSTSLSDRVDVSIRGKAGEILPEIWKDVQA; encoded by the coding sequence ATGTTTGAAAAAAAGATGATAGAAGTTCTTAAATCTGCACAACGTGTAGCCGTACTTACCGGCGCAGGTATTTCTAGTGAAAGTGGCATTCCTACCTTTAGAGGAAAAGGTGGTTATTGGAAGAATTATAAAGCGGAAGAGTTAGCAACTCCTGAAGCATTTAATAGAGATCCAGCACTTGTTTGGAGTTGGTATGGAATGAGAAGGGAGGTTTGTCATAAAGCACAACCAAATCCTGCACATTATATTCTTGCCAGAATGGAAGAGTATTATCCAAATTTTCTTTTAATTACACAAAATGTAGATGGGCTTCATCGCAGAGCCGGTAATGCAAAAATTGTAGAAATTCATGGAAATATTTTTCATGCAAAATGCAAAATTTGTGATTGGAAAGATGAGTTTTTGGAAATTCCTCTAAAAAAAGAAATACCAAATTGTCCTGTTTGCGCTTCCATTATTCGTCCGGATATTGTTTGGTTTGGGGAAACTTATGATGATCAAAAATTAATTCAATCACAATCTTTTCTTGCAAAGGCTGATTGTATACTGGTAATCGGAACTTCTGCTCTTATTTCTGTTCCGGTTCGGCTTGCTATGTTTTCAATTGCACAGGGGGCTTATTCTATTGAGTTGAATCCGGATAGTACCAGCCTTTCAGATAGAGTGGATGTAAGTATTAGAGGTAAAGCCGGAGAAATATTACCTGAAATCTGGAAAGATGTTCAGGCCTAA
- a CDS encoding glycosyltransferase family 39 protein, which yields MAIFLIVFVSIIKLFLSLNVLILPDEAYYWDWSRHLEFSYYDQGPGVALYIRAFTSILGDNLISIRIAALFASSISIFFLYKSAIYLGMSRIQQYLIILMSHLTPAFFFGSFLMMHDSCLLLFWSIALYHSLVFIREEKPFDLYMIFLMLGLGTLSKHTMIFFAVSLILWLLFHKNRYSIFKSKHLYISILLSAIVVSPMIYWNIINDWESIEAIQYLRSAGNNLITEKKVSTVLLLSSQFFTLSPTWFMAFLILPLLYKMRKMKDFSKEDIIKKDLLIFLFINSSVLYIYFFYMSFFKMTQPNWLFASYLPMSILLIYFLNKEVQTLRLQKIFNYLIYSGFLISLFFILGGFLIEAITEKFKISKSAYYSPLGKYGGYREAIKNIEAFQKTEYPSSKIIANRYQDAALAGWYLQGNPFIQSINILQKNQYSHWTNMEKGKDYIIFHIEDDPCNTNMNLTEFILSNMFTELKSFPEKLVIKDGRILKKYKYWYGKNYQKTWYDVWFMNFNKQLFSAYTSGFNLSLSEYEKHHNLFTKVLFSMFSNNNATFQEFCGEGK from the coding sequence ATGGCTATATTTCTTATTGTTTTCGTTTCAATTATTAAGCTGTTTCTTTCTCTTAACGTTCTTATATTGCCGGATGAAGCGTACTATTGGGATTGGTCTAGACACCTGGAGTTTTCTTATTATGACCAGGGACCGGGTGTCGCCCTCTACATCCGTGCTTTTACTTCTATTCTGGGTGATAATTTGATCAGTATTCGAATAGCTGCTCTTTTCGCTTCCAGTATAAGCATTTTTTTCTTATATAAATCAGCCATTTATCTCGGTATGAGTCGGATACAGCAATACCTTATAATTCTTATGTCCCATCTTACTCCGGCTTTCTTCTTTGGTTCTTTCTTGATGATGCATGATTCCTGTCTTTTACTCTTCTGGTCCATTGCTTTGTATCATAGCTTAGTTTTTATAAGAGAAGAAAAACCATTTGACTTATATATGATTTTCTTAATGTTAGGACTCGGTACTTTAAGTAAGCATACAATGATTTTCTTTGCAGTATCTCTTATTTTATGGTTATTGTTTCATAAGAATAGATACTCTATTTTCAAATCCAAACACCTGTATATTTCTATCTTATTGTCAGCTATTGTAGTTTCTCCTATGATTTATTGGAATATCATAAATGATTGGGAGAGTATTGAAGCTATACAATATCTTCGCTCAGCCGGAAATAACCTGATTACGGAAAAAAAAGTATCTACTGTTTTATTATTAAGTTCTCAGTTTTTTACTTTATCACCTACCTGGTTTATGGCTTTTCTTATACTACCATTATTATATAAAATGAGAAAGATGAAAGATTTTTCAAAGGAAGATATTATAAAAAAAGATCTGCTCATTTTTCTTTTTATTAATTCAAGTGTTTTATATATCTACTTTTTTTATATGTCTTTCTTTAAAATGACTCAACCAAATTGGCTTTTTGCATCTTATCTTCCGATGTCTATACTTCTAATTTACTTTCTGAATAAAGAAGTGCAAACTTTACGCTTGCAAAAGATATTTAATTATCTAATATACTCAGGATTCCTGATAAGTCTATTTTTTATTCTGGGAGGCTTTCTGATAGAGGCCATAACAGAAAAGTTCAAAATATCAAAAAGTGCTTATTATTCTCCCCTGGGTAAATATGGTGGATATAGAGAAGCAATAAAGAATATAGAAGCATTTCAAAAAACGGAATACCCTTCAAGTAAAATTATAGCGAATCGATATCAGGATGCAGCTCTTGCAGGATGGTATCTACAGGGAAATCCTTTTATTCAATCTATAAACATATTGCAAAAAAATCAGTATTCTCACTGGACAAATATGGAAAAAGGAAAAGACTATATAATTTTTCATATTGAAGATGATCCCTGCAATACAAATATGAATTTAACCGAATTCATTTTAAGCAATATGTTTACCGAATTAAAATCTTTTCCGGAAAAACTGGTAATCAAGGATGGTAGAATATTGAAAAAGTATAAATACTGGTATGGTAAGAATTATCAGAAAACCTGGTATGATGTGTGGTTTATGAATTTTAACAAGCAATTATTTTCGGCATATACTTCCGGATTTAACTTAAGCCTATCGGAATATGAGAAGCACCATAATCTCTTTACGAAAGTATTATTCTCTATGTTTAGCAATAATAATGCAACATTTCAAGAGTTTTGCGGAGAAGGAAAATGA
- a CDS encoding molecular chaperone Tir gives MKKTILFLLAFTFLLTSCLYEGNIKYDSGDEYKGFLKWRKPYGKGILKYKNGDIYDGDFIEGKKEGFGKFVYTNGDMYEGYYKQDLFHGKGKFTFKSGKVYEGDFREGKFDGKGKFTDTNGIIYEGDFRNDKQHGIGIKILPSGQKKKVVYEEGKEIQSEDIK, from the coding sequence ATGAAAAAAACGATTCTTTTTTTGCTCGCATTTACCTTTTTACTCACATCCTGCCTGTATGAAGGTAATATAAAATATGATTCCGGTGATGAATATAAGGGATTTTTAAAGTGGAGAAAGCCTTACGGAAAAGGTATTTTGAAATATAAGAATGGCGATATCTATGATGGAGATTTTATAGAAGGAAAGAAAGAAGGCTTTGGAAAATTTGTTTATACGAATGGAGATATGTATGAGGGATATTATAAACAAGATTTATTTCACGGGAAAGGTAAGTTCACTTTTAAAAGCGGAAAGGTATATGAAGGGGATTTCAGAGAAGGGAAATTTGATGGAAAAGGAAAGTTTACAGATACAAATGGAATCATCTATGAGGGTGATTTTCGAAATGATAAACAACACGGTATCGGTATAAAAATTCTTCCCTCTGGACAAAAGAAAAAAGTTGTATATGAAGAAGGAAAAGAAATTCAATCAGAAGATATAAAATAA